The Suncus etruscus isolate mSunEtr1 chromosome 14, mSunEtr1.pri.cur, whole genome shotgun sequence genome contains a region encoding:
- the SPATA24 gene encoding spermatogenesis-associated protein 24 isoform X1, protein MATPLGWSQGGSGSVCLAFDQLRDVIESQEELIHQLRNVMVLQDENFVSKEEFQAVEKKLVEEKTAHAKTKVLLAKEEEKLQFALGEVEVLSKQLEKEKLAFEKALSNVKSKALQESSKKDQLITKCNGIIYLTARSRSSRRTTWPRCWTRSIRKLPGPIRPTGVSVAGKNKMWSLCFGYNTDLCLLCCGASYSYQSCPNSPTRTMPPPLRPYQEEREGSRHDVLPVSWASVT, encoded by the exons ATGGCGACGCCCCTGGGGTGGTCGCAGGGGGGGTCGGGGTCGGTCTGTCTCGCCTTCGACCAACTGCGGGACGTGATTGAGTCTCAGGAGGAACTGATCCACCAGCTGAGGAACGTG ATGGTTCTCCAGGATGAAAATTTTGTCAGTAAAGAAGAGTTTCAGGCAGTAGAGAAGAAGCTGGTG GAAGAGAAAACTGCTCATGCCAAGACCAAAGTTCTCCTGGCCAAGGAAGAGGAGAAACTGCAGTTTGCCCTGGGAGAGGTAGAGGTGCTATCTAAACAGCTGGAAAAAGAGAAGCTGGCCTTTGAAAAGGC GCTTTCAAATGTTAAAAGCAAAGCCCTGCAGGAGTCTAGCAAGAAGGACCAGCTCATCACCAAATGCAATG GAATCATATATCTGACTGCCAGATCCAGAAGCAGCAGGAGAACTACATGGCCCAGGTGCTGGACCAGAAGCATAAGAAAGCTCCCGGGACCCATCAGGCCCACAGGCGTCAGCGTCgcagggaaaaataaaatgtggtcgCTTTGTTTTGGCTATAATACTGACCTCTGCCTTCTCTGCTGTGGGGCTTCCTATTCCTACCAATCTTGTCCCAATTCCCCAACACGTACAATGCCCCCTCCCCTCAGGCCTTACCAAGAGGAGCGGGAGGGCAGCAGGCACGACGTCCTGCCTGTCTCCTGGGCCTCAGTGACCTGA
- the SPATA24 gene encoding spermatogenesis-associated protein 24 isoform X2, producing MATPLGWSQGGSGSVCLAFDQLRDVIESQEELIHQLRNVMVLQDENFVSKEEFQAVEKKLVEEKTAHAKTKVLLAKEEEKLQFALGEVEVLSKQLEKEKLAFEKALSNVKSKALQESSKKDQLITKCNEIESHIIKQEDILNGKENEIKELQQVINQQKQIFRNHISDCQIQKQQENYMAQVLDQKHKKAPGTHQAHRRQRRREK from the exons ATGGCGACGCCCCTGGGGTGGTCGCAGGGGGGGTCGGGGTCGGTCTGTCTCGCCTTCGACCAACTGCGGGACGTGATTGAGTCTCAGGAGGAACTGATCCACCAGCTGAGGAACGTG ATGGTTCTCCAGGATGAAAATTTTGTCAGTAAAGAAGAGTTTCAGGCAGTAGAGAAGAAGCTGGTG GAAGAGAAAACTGCTCATGCCAAGACCAAAGTTCTCCTGGCCAAGGAAGAGGAGAAACTGCAGTTTGCCCTGGGAGAGGTAGAGGTGCTATCTAAACAGCTGGAAAAAGAGAAGCTGGCCTTTGAAAAGGC GCTTTCAAATGTTAAAAGCAAAGCCCTGCAGGAGTCTAGCAAGAAGGACCAGCTCATCACCAAATGCAATG AGATTGAGTCTCATATAATAAAGCAAGAAGATATACTTAATGGCAAAGAGAATGAGATTAAGGAGTTGCAGCAAGTTATCAACCAACAGAAACAGATCTTCAG GAATCATATATCTGACTGCCAGATCCAGAAGCAGCAGGAGAACTACATGGCCCAGGTGCTGGACCAGAAGCATAAGAAAGCTCCCGGGACCCATCAGGCCCACAGGCGTCAGCGTCgcagggaaaaataa